A region from the Aegilops tauschii subsp. strangulata cultivar AL8/78 chromosome 5, Aet v6.0, whole genome shotgun sequence genome encodes:
- the LOC109773858 gene encoding uncharacterized protein isoform X2, with amino-acid sequence MAQAIVQSSCRKLRAAIAVGDKATGNLQEIMETLEVIHPLLADAEMRCLRFRCDAPKEKSEEMETTPEAIQPLLEDAPQQMEGKKVRDWLRRVVKAAYNILDELQDTMTPPAPARKFMKMMPRAKVLKKKNLMADKMEKIKEEVYKLWVDMDEFNLMSPSSDARIEPPLIYVTEDPKIGRELNKYRS; translated from the exons ATGGCCCAAGCCATTGTCCAAAGCTCATGCAGAAAGCTCAGAGCCGCCATCGCCGTCGGAGACAAGGCCACCGGCAATTTGCAGGAAATAATGGAGACGCTGGAGGTCATACACCCGCTGCTGGCGGACGCCGAGATGCGGTGTCTTCGTTTTAGGTGTGATGCCCCCAAAGAGAAATCGGAAGAAATGGAAACTACGCCGGAAGCCATACAGCCGCTGCTGGAGGATGCCCCCCAGCAAATGGAG GGGAAGAAGGTGCGGGACTGGCTGCGGCGGGTCGTGAAGGCCGCCTACAACATCTTGGACGAGTTGCAAGACACAATGACACCACCTGCACCCGCGCGAAAG TTCATGAAGATGATGCCGCGTGCCAAAGTCCTCAAGAAGAAGAATCTCATGGCCGATAAGATGGAGAAGATAAAAGAAGAAGTCTACAAGCTATGGGTCGACATGGATGAATTTAATCTTATGTCACCTAGTTCCGATGCAAGGATCGAGCCACCACTTATTTATGTAACAGAGGACCcaaagattggaagggagttaaACAAATACAGATCATAA
- the LOC109773858 gene encoding uncharacterized protein isoform X1, whose protein sequence is MLAYTSMPPSLRLCFTYFAMFQNGHTIAKDDLIYQWTSLGLIEQSDRFSAIHVGEQYISMLLGMSLLQTTMPVSTSGSADKSTTWFTVNHMVHDLAKQVMHDIYDTKETSYQQELCSNNDCRYVLLTDLKLSSKLSAQIRALRCVGSGKMDLSDDSFSFSKCLSVLDLNGTSMLNLPNSICQLRHLGYLNLSGCSGLLNLPDSLGDLLNLLYIDLSGCCGVRNLPDSVGKLINLAHIDLSGCSGLVNLPDSFGKLKNLLHIDLSRCPGLVNLPDSFGKLTSLKHIDLSDCSELEKLPQSFGKLTNLVHINLSRCSGIVSLSPSFGKLMYLLHINLSDCSGLVNLPESFGNLTNLVHINFSGCCGLLNLPESFGNLINLLHIDLSCCHGLGKLPESFGKLKNLVHLDLSFWSCFEGVEKALGGLTNLQHLNLSHPCCYLAQQQSCLEGLKDALGQLTKIEYLNLSMFLNPIFYSESVERTHGIIERISGFSSLEHLDLSHNRFLHDLPESLGELNNLQTLDLSGCIRLKSIAKRIGEIRSLQSINVRNCRSLKSCELVVKPDNGEAYRNTNIVELENANLEELEISCLENVKSTEDARQIRRSLGGAAQKWKLCWTAGSQGSMDVNALLGE, encoded by the exons ATGTTAGCATACACTAGTATGCCGCCGAGCTTACGGCTATGCTTTACTTACTTTGCGATGTTCCAAAATGGTCACACTATAGCCAAAGATGATCTGATTTATCAATGGACTTCTCTCGGTCTTATTGAGCAATCCGACAGATTCTCCGCGATACACGTTGGTGAGCAGTATATTTCAATGCTTCTGGGCATGTCACTTCTTCAAACAACAATGCCGGTTTCG ACTAGTGGAAGTGCTGATAAGAGTACAACCTGGTTCACTGTAAACCATATGGTGCATGACCTTGCAAAACAAGTTATGCATGACATATATGATACAAAGGAGACGTCTTATCAGCAGGAATTATGCTCTAATAATGACTGCCGCTATGTACTGCTTACCGATTTGAAGTTATCCAGTAAATTGTCTGCCCAAATAAGGGCTCTACGTTGTGTTGGCTCTGGCAAAATGGACCTCAGCGATGATTCATTTTCATTTTCCAAGTGCTTGAGTGTCTTGGATTTAAATGGCACCTCGATGCTGAACTTACCAAATTCTATCTGTCAGTTGAGGCATTTGGGATATCTTAATTTATCAGGCTGCTCTGGACTACTCAATCTACCGGATTCACTTGGAGATCTACTAAATCTGTTGTATATTGATTTATCAGGCTGCTGCGGAGTAAGAAATCTACCTGATTCAGTTGGGAAGCTAATTAATTTGGCGCATATTGACTTATCAGGTTGCTCTGGACTTGTAAATTTGCCAGATTCATTTGGGAAGCTGAAAAATTTGTTGCATATTGACTTATCAAGATGCCCTGGACTTGTAAATTTGCCAGATTCATTTGGGAAGCTGACTAGTTTGAAGCATATCGATTTATCAGACTGCTCTGAACTAGAAAAACTGCCGCAATCATTCGGGAAGCTAACAAATTTGGTGCACATCAACTTATCACGGTGCTCTGGAATAGTTAGTCTATCTCCGTCTTTTGGGAAGCTAATGTATTTGCTGCATATCAACCTATCAGACTGCTCTGGATTGGTAAACTTACCAGAATCATTTGGGAACCTCACAAATTTGGTGCATATCAATTTTTCAGGCTGCTGTGGGCTATTAAATCTGCCTGAGTCATTCGGGAATCTAATAAATTTGCTGCACATTGATTTATCATGTTGCCATGGACTAGGTAAACTGCCGGAATCATTCGGGAAGCTGAAAAATTTGGTACACCTAGATTTATCATTCTGGTCTTGTTTTGAAGGGGTCGAGAAAGCTCTTGGTGGCCTTACCAATCTCCAGCACCTGAACTTGTCACACCCTTGCTGTTATCTTGCTCAACAGCAGTCCTGTCTCGAAGGACTAAAAGATGCTCTGGGCCAGCTCACCAAAATAGAGTATTTGAACCTATCTATGTTCCTGAATCCTATCTTTTACTCAGAGTCAGTAGAGCGAACTCATGGAATTATTGAACGTATCAGTGGCTTTTCCAGTCTGGAACATTTGGATTTGTCTCATAATAGATTTCTACATGATCTACCTGAAAGTTTAGGTGAACTCAACAATCTGCAAACACTGGACCTCTCAGGCTGCATTAGACTGAAGAGCATAGCCAAAAGGATAGGTGAAATCAGGTCTCTCCAGTCAATAAATGTGAGGAACTGCCGCAGTTTGAAAAGTTGTGAGCTTGTGGTTAAACCTGATAACGGAGAAGCATATAGGAACACAAACATTGTTGAGCTCGAGAATGCAAACTTGGAAGAGCTTGAGATAAGCTGTCTTGAAAACGTGAAATCTACTGAAGATGCAAGGCAAATACGTAGGTCACTGGGAGGAGCTGCTCAGAAGTGGAAACTTTGTTGGACTGCGGGCTCCCAAGGATCCATGGACGTCAATGCTCTGTTAGGAGAATAG